From one Sulfurimonas sp. HSL-3221 genomic stretch:
- a CDS encoding protoheme IX farnesyltransferase → MIRTLMELTKFRLSAAVTLSAVFGFALGGGRDLAPLLPSTLAVLLLALGVSALNQYQEWESDSKMKRTKRRPIPSGRVHPDAALAVSLALIALGTLLISATLKTTGLLLFLFVPFWYNGVYTILKRYSAFAVVPGGLLGMIPPAIGWLAAGRSLADPEFFALGLLFFVWQVPHFWLLAAKHDADYRAAGFPTAVEIFGETGFRRVLCVWWMLTIFCALYTAAIFGIRSSAILLLLAALAAATAAAGGRIPFRQLTAERASTLFRGINLFLLGTMTLMSIDTI, encoded by the coding sequence ATGATTCGCACACTGATGGAACTGACCAAATTCCGCCTCTCGGCGGCGGTGACGCTCTCCGCCGTTTTCGGCTTCGCCCTGGGCGGCGGCAGAGATCTTGCGCCGCTTCTCCCCTCGACGCTGGCCGTGCTGCTCCTCGCCCTGGGCGTTTCGGCGCTGAACCAGTACCAGGAGTGGGAGAGCGACAGCAAGATGAAACGCACGAAACGGCGGCCCATCCCCTCTGGGCGGGTCCATCCCGATGCCGCACTGGCCGTCTCACTGGCGCTGATCGCCCTGGGGACGCTCCTGATCTCCGCCACCCTGAAGACGACGGGCCTGCTGCTCTTCCTCTTCGTCCCTTTCTGGTACAACGGCGTCTACACCATCCTCAAACGCTATTCGGCCTTCGCCGTCGTACCGGGAGGCCTGCTGGGGATGATCCCCCCTGCCATCGGCTGGCTCGCCGCAGGGCGGAGCCTCGCCGATCCGGAGTTCTTTGCGCTGGGGCTGCTCTTTTTCGTCTGGCAGGTCCCCCACTTCTGGCTCCTCGCGGCCAAACACGACGCCGACTACCGCGCCGCGGGCTTCCCGACGGCCGTCGAGATCTTCGGCGAGACCGGGTTTCGACGGGTGCTCTGCGTCTGGTGGATGCTCACCATCTTCTGCGCCCTCTACACCGCGGCGATCTTCGGGATCAGAAGCTCCGCCATCCTTCTACTGCTGGCAGCACTGGCCGCCGCCACGGCCGCCGCGGGCGGACGCATCCCCTTCCGACAGCTCACCGCGGAACGCGCCAGTACCCTTTTCCGGGGGATCAACCTCTTCCTGCTGGGCACAATGACCCTGATGAGTATCGATACGATCTAG
- the coxB gene encoding cytochrome c oxidase subunit II, whose protein sequence is MLEGFNQDVSTYAADVDRAFWITTGISIAMFVLVAGLMLLFIVRYHHSRVEPGEIRNIRDHLGLEIAWTVIPTILLFVIFYYGYTSFRDLRTMPKDAFTIDVLGKRWSWTFTYPNGKQTDELYVPVGQNVKLIMSAPDGDVLHSFFVPAFRVKEDVVPGRKTHIWFNATKPGRYDIECAEYCGVGHAKMLTKVEVMKTADFDAWYASDKLSPHDTAAPKSKGEMLYKTLGCASCHSLDGSVIVGPSFAGLFGKEVTVTTGGKTRRTVVDDAYLERAIRAPGADVAEGFPDGVMPDLSGQIDAEQLKALVAFIKEQNGGGAAPETAAPAAAPTMEPAAAPAPAEAEPTAPQEASAAPDGATLFNAKGCGACHSLDGSKKLGPTLKGLYGSKLTVVTDGKNREVTADEAYLRSSVETPNADIVEGFAPGLMPPFGKMLSAEEIEALVTYMKELK, encoded by the coding sequence ATGCTCGAAGGATTCAATCAAGACGTTTCCACCTACGCCGCCGACGTGGACCGGGCCTTCTGGATCACGACCGGCATCTCCATCGCCATGTTCGTCCTCGTGGCCGGCCTGATGCTCCTCTTTATCGTGCGCTACCACCACAGTCGTGTCGAGCCCGGGGAGATCCGCAACATTCGCGACCACCTGGGGCTGGAAATCGCCTGGACCGTCATCCCGACGATCCTGCTCTTCGTCATCTTCTACTACGGCTACACCTCCTTCCGGGACCTGCGTACCATGCCCAAGGACGCCTTCACCATCGACGTGCTGGGCAAGCGCTGGTCCTGGACTTTCACCTATCCCAACGGCAAACAGACCGACGAACTCTACGTTCCCGTCGGCCAAAACGTTAAGCTGATCATGAGTGCGCCCGACGGCGACGTCCTGCACAGCTTCTTCGTCCCCGCTTTCCGGGTCAAGGAGGATGTCGTTCCCGGGCGTAAAACGCACATCTGGTTCAATGCCACAAAACCGGGAAGGTATGACATCGAATGTGCCGAGTACTGCGGCGTCGGACACGCAAAGATGCTCACGAAAGTCGAGGTCATGAAGACGGCGGATTTTGATGCGTGGTACGCCAGCGACAAGCTGAGCCCCCACGACACGGCCGCACCCAAAAGCAAAGGGGAGATGCTTTACAAAACGCTGGGTTGCGCCTCCTGCCACAGCCTCGACGGTTCGGTTATCGTCGGTCCCTCTTTTGCGGGACTCTTCGGCAAAGAAGTCACCGTGACAACGGGCGGCAAAACGCGCCGGACCGTCGTCGACGACGCCTACCTCGAACGTGCCATCCGCGCACCGGGCGCCGACGTGGCCGAGGGCTTCCCGGATGGCGTCATGCCCGACCTCTCCGGCCAGATCGACGCCGAGCAGCTGAAGGCGCTCGTGGCCTTCATCAAAGAGCAAAACGGCGGCGGTGCGGCCCCCGAGACGGCCGCTCCCGCCGCAGCGCCAACGATGGAGCCGGCCGCAGCACCCGCACCGGCGGAAGCCGAACCGACCGCACCGCAGGAGGCGTCTGCCGCCCCTGACGGGGCGACCCTCTTCAATGCAAAAGGGTGCGGCGCCTGCCACAGTCTCGACGGTTCGAAAAAGCTCGGTCCGACGCTCAAAGGCCTCTATGGCAGCAAGCTGACGGTCGTCACCGACGGCAAAAACCGCGAGGTAACGGCCGACGAAGCGTACCTGCGCAGCTCCGTCGAAACCCCGAACGCCGACATCGTCGAAGGCTTTGCGCCGGGGCTTATGCCCCCCTTCGGGAAGATGCTCTCCGCTGAGGAGATCGAAGCGCTCGTCACCTACATGAAGGAGCTCAAATGA
- a CDS encoding cytochrome c oxidase subunit 3 gives MQQEMAYDAQGQPHPVVDFHNDYGGAKFGFWVFLMTEAMMFGTLFLLFAIYFYRHTESYVASSGHLDVWLGGTNTMILLISTYTMGLGTMMLRRGRVRAAVLLVGATALMALIFLGIKAVEWNMEISRGIYPGSGVLDALDRGEILFFGLYFVMTGLHGLHVIAGVALMSWVLLLIRSGGIRPEHTIVMKNVTLYWDFVHLVWIILFPLFYMIGV, from the coding sequence ATGCAACAGGAAATGGCATACGACGCACAGGGACAGCCCCATCCCGTCGTCGACTTTCACAATGACTACGGCGGAGCCAAGTTCGGGTTCTGGGTCTTTTTGATGACCGAGGCGATGATGTTTGGGACACTCTTTCTGCTCTTCGCCATCTACTTCTACCGCCACACGGAGAGCTATGTCGCCTCCTCCGGCCACCTCGACGTCTGGCTGGGCGGCACCAATACAATGATCCTGCTCATCAGCACCTACACCATGGGGCTCGGTACGATGATGCTGCGCCGGGGCAGGGTCCGCGCCGCGGTCCTGCTCGTGGGCGCGACCGCCCTGATGGCCCTTATCTTTCTCGGGATCAAGGCCGTCGAGTGGAACATGGAGATCAGCCGGGGCATCTACCCCGGTTCGGGGGTACTTGACGCCCTGGACAGAGGCGAGATCCTCTTTTTCGGCCTCTACTTCGTCATGACGGGTCTGCACGGCCTGCACGTCATCGCCGGCGTGGCGCTGATGAGCTGGGTGCTCCTGCTGATCCGCTCCGGCGGCATCCGGCCCGAGCACACCATCGTGATGAAGAACGTGACGCTCTACTGGGATTTCGTCCACCTCGTCTGGATCATCCTCTTCCCGCTGTTTTACATGATAGGAGTCTGA
- a CDS encoding arsenic transporter, with protein sequence MLTAALLFLLTLLFVIWQPKGLQIGTTAVIGAVIAVVLGVVSVDDVWTVTGIVWDATLAFIGIILLSLVLDEIGFFEWAALKMAKLSGGSGNKMFVYILLLGALVAAFFANDGAALILTPILLAKMKHLRMNPVAVFAFLIAGGFIGDSASNPLVISNLTNIVTAGYFDLGFWEYAQAMFLPNLLSIIASIIVLWIYFRKDIPLKVDVSELPEPSSVIKNMTMFKLSWGFLALLMAGYFIGDRYDLPVSLFALGGAVIFLFIANYYKAVKPVMTVKAAPWQVVWFSIGLYVVVYGLKNAGLTDYLADAVTAMAAQGEAVAVIGTGFLSAGLSAVMNNMPTIMIMDIAIADAGRDALAYANILGANLGPKMTPIGSLATLLWLHVLANKGVKIGWGEYMKVGLVITPPVLLAALVGLLF encoded by the coding sequence ATGCTGACGGCGGCCCTGCTCTTTCTTCTTACCCTTCTTTTCGTCATCTGGCAGCCCAAAGGGCTCCAGATCGGGACGACGGCCGTCATCGGTGCCGTCATTGCCGTCGTCCTCGGCGTCGTCAGCGTCGATGACGTTTGGACGGTGACGGGAATAGTCTGGGATGCGACGCTCGCCTTTATCGGGATCATCCTGCTCTCCCTCGTCCTCGACGAGATCGGCTTCTTCGAGTGGGCGGCGCTGAAGATGGCGAAACTCTCCGGCGGCAGCGGGAACAAGATGTTCGTCTACATCCTGCTGCTCGGCGCCCTGGTGGCGGCCTTCTTCGCCAACGACGGGGCGGCGCTCATTCTCACGCCGATCCTGCTGGCGAAGATGAAGCACCTGCGCATGAACCCCGTCGCCGTGTTCGCATTCCTGATAGCGGGGGGCTTTATCGGCGACAGCGCCTCCAACCCGCTGGTGATCTCCAACCTTACCAACATCGTGACAGCGGGCTATTTCGACCTCGGCTTCTGGGAGTATGCACAGGCGATGTTCCTGCCGAACCTTTTAAGCATTATCGCTTCGATCATTGTGCTCTGGATCTATTTCCGCAAAGATATCCCGCTCAAGGTCGACGTCTCCGAACTCCCCGAACCTTCGTCGGTCATCAAGAATATGACGATGTTTAAGCTCAGTTGGGGTTTTCTCGCCCTGCTGATGGCGGGCTACTTTATCGGCGACCGCTATGACCTCCCTGTTTCCCTCTTCGCCCTGGGGGGGGCGGTTATTTTCCTCTTCATCGCCAACTACTACAAGGCGGTCAAACCCGTTATGACCGTCAAGGCGGCGCCGTGGCAGGTCGTCTGGTTTTCCATAGGCCTCTACGTCGTTGTCTACGGGCTGAAAAACGCGGGGCTGACCGATTACCTGGCCGATGCCGTCACGGCGATGGCGGCGCAGGGAGAGGCGGTGGCGGTCATCGGGACCGGTTTCCTCTCCGCCGGTCTCAGTGCCGTCATGAATAATATGCCCACCATTATGATCATGGACATCGCTATCGCCGACGCGGGACGGGACGCCCTGGCGTACGCGAACATCCTCGGGGCCAACCTGGGGCCGAAGATGACGCCGATCGGCTCGCTGGCGACCCTGCTGTGGCTGCATGTCCTTGCCAATAAAGGTGTGAAAATTGGGTGGGGGGAGTATATGAAAGTCGGCCTTGTTATTACGCCGCCTGTTTTGTTGGCGGCGTTGGTTGGGCTGTTGTTTTAG
- a CDS encoding cytochrome C oxidase subunit IV family protein encodes MEHATPSVALYTKVLGGLLLLTLLTFVQPSLLPLAVGGTVGIQLLIAAMKVALVAAYYMHLRSETAYLKGYVGMALVILLVFFVIVGIDVAHS; translated from the coding sequence ATGGAACACGCCACCCCCTCCGTCGCCCTCTATACCAAAGTGCTGGGCGGCCTGCTGCTGCTGACGCTGCTGACCTTCGTGCAGCCCTCGCTCCTCCCCCTTGCCGTCGGCGGCACGGTTGGCATCCAGCTGCTCATCGCCGCCATGAAGGTGGCCCTGGTCGCCGCGTACTACATGCACCTGCGCAGCGAGACCGCGTACCTCAAAGGGTATGTGGGCATGGCTCTCGTGATCTTACTGGTCTTTTTCGTCATCGTCGGTATCGACGTGGCCCACTCATAA